One Tenebrio molitor chromosome 2, icTenMoli1.1, whole genome shotgun sequence genomic region harbors:
- the LOC138124388 gene encoding uncharacterized protein has product MTPLRQTLLTQNLEESANSTFNMELCNVFLAANIPWHKLQNPAFQNFLTKYCGRKIPDESTLRKNYLPKCYKDTIDRIRNELDPFNIWVSVDETTDALGRYVANCLVGKLSEDEPGKSYLLASKQLERTNHETIARFVNQSLEILWSTRVVAEKFLLFVTDGAPYMIKSGRHLKVFYPKIVHVTCLAHALNLVAEKIRYQYEDVDNLISNVKKIFVKAPLRVEMYKEKLKEMPLPPQPILTRWGTWLQAAMFYSEHFDSIKEVVMSFDGSSAVAIQKAQSIMKKPGIKNQLIYVRSNFKIICESITQLEKNGLPLTDSIKIVENVFTSLKKSPGPVAAVALKKLEDVTEKNPGYKFLLELARIFRGEDVPEHDTKMEEIYYKFAPITSCEVERSFSKYKSILVDNRQCFKVENLEQYLVCNVNT; this is encoded by the exons atgacaccgcttcggcaaacgttgctgacacagaacttggaggaatcggcaaatagtacattcaatatggaactttgtaacgtctttttagctgccaatataccatggcacaaactacaaaatcctgcgtttcagaattttctgacaaaatattgtggtagaaaaattccggatgagtctactttacggaaaaattatttaccaaaatgctacaaagat actattgaccgcattcggaatgagctggatccttttaacatatgggtttcagttgacgaaacaacagatgcacttgggcgatatgtggcgaattgtctggttgggaaactttcagaagatgaacctggaaaatcttatcttttggcgtctaaacaattagaaagaacaaatcatgagacaatagctagattcgtaaatcaatctttag aaatcttgtggagtaccagagttgttgctgaaaagtttcttttgtttgtaacggatggagcaccatatatgataaaatctggtagacaccttaaggtgttttatccaaaaattgtgcatgtcacatgcttagcgcatgctttaaatctagtggctgaaaaaattcgctatcaatatgaagatgtggataatttaatttcgaacgtgaaaaaaattttcgttaaggcacctttgagagttgaaatgtacaaagaaaaactaaaagaaatgccactgcctccacagccaattttaacacgatggggaacatggcttcaggctgctatgttttacagcgaacactttgattccattaaagaa gttgtcatgtcctttgatggaagttctgctgttgctattcaaaaagcacagtctataatgaagaaacccggaataaaaaaccaattaatttatgttcgcagtaattttaaaataatctgcgaaagtattactcaattggaaaaaaatgggttacctttaaccgattcaatcaaaattgttgaaaacgtatttacctccctaaaaaaatctccaggccctgtagcagcagtagcattaaaaaaacttgaagatgttactgaaaaaaatcctggatacaaatttcttctagaattggcaagaatttttagaggtgaagatgtgccggaacatgacaccaaaatggaagaaatttattacaaatttgcgcccattacctcttgcgaggtagaaagaagtttttcaaaatataagtccattttggtggataaccgacaatgttttaaagtagaaaatttagagcaatatcttgtatgcaatgtaaatacgtaa